Proteins encoded by one window of Synechococcus sp. WH 7805:
- a CDS encoding class I SAM-dependent methyltransferase: protein MFSAIPEDIGRFQYWVSFVNEKSFESVAEIGVWKGAFAKKILDNCSAIRDYYLVDPWRKMDDWNKPFNFKEDLEKVYEQAMSNLESHQNKIKVLRGKTTEVIDQIPDNSLDFAYIDGDHTLRGIAIDLMTILPKMKFGSFIALDDFTNPMQHGFDYELSLVDPFGLYFAEANRFPCAILGKSQFCIHVDSGKGFSLVDFANPDRSTPYPDIMARLSQHKVVKLGKKYSNLSTK, encoded by the coding sequence ATGTTCTCCGCAATTCCCGAGGATATTGGCAGGTTTCAATATTGGGTTTCATTTGTAAATGAGAAATCATTTGAGTCAGTTGCTGAAATAGGTGTCTGGAAGGGAGCATTTGCAAAAAAAATTTTGGATAACTGTTCAGCAATTCGCGACTACTATCTTGTTGATCCATGGAGAAAAATGGATGACTGGAATAAACCTTTTAACTTCAAAGAAGATTTGGAAAAAGTTTATGAGCAGGCGATGAGTAATTTAGAATCCCACCAAAACAAAATAAAAGTTTTGCGTGGTAAGACGACAGAAGTGATTGATCAAATACCCGACAACTCCCTAGATTTTGCGTATATAGATGGAGATCATACTCTCAGGGGGATCGCAATAGATTTGATGACTATTCTTCCAAAGATGAAGTTCGGATCATTCATTGCTCTCGATGATTTTACCAATCCTATGCAGCATGGATTTGATTACGAACTGTCTTTAGTTGATCCCTTTGGATTGTATTTCGCGGAAGCGAATCGTTTCCCTTGCGCAATATTAGGGAAATCACAGTTCTGCATTCATGTTGACTCCGGAAAGGGATTTTCGTTGGTCGATTTTGCTAACCCTGATAGGTCAACACCTTATCCAGACATAATGGCGCGGTTGTCGCAGCACAAAGTGGTTAAACTTGGAAAAAAATACTCAAACTTATCGACTAAATAA
- a CDS encoding AarF/ABC1/UbiB kinase family protein, whose protein sequence is MAPWRRAIRALRIWRAVVKLLALLWWDGQSWTYAGGITPERREQRQQRRARWLTRELLDLGSAFIKLGQLLSARPDVLPAGWVAELADLQDKVPAFPFDQAQSLLEEELGARCAEIIDLDEEPLGAASLAQVHRASLRSGRQVVLKIQRPGLESVFRLDLEVMQQVAAVLQRHPQWGRGRDWVAIAQECRRVLLRELDFRLEAQHAARFRQQFLDEPRIRVPGVIWELSTRRVLCLDYLPGIKVNDRPALIQAGIDPGEVAEIGAASYLQQLVRYGFFHADPHPGNLAVAADGALIYYDFGMMGQLSERLRQRLGAMVRAAASRDAAALVEEMQAAGVIAGDVDVGPVRRLVRLMLRDALTPPFSSNVIDKLSGDLYELVYGQPFRLPVEMIFVMRALSTFEGVGRSLDPGFSLVGIAKPYLLPLMTSSGSGSNDLFNELGRQVGALSSRAVGIPRRLDESLERLEQGDLQLQIRMGESDRQFRRMVTAQHSIGQSVLLGGLAVAAALMGASSRPLWALLPLGAAVPVGMGWLKLQVKLRKDARLESLSSAQR, encoded by the coding sequence ATGGCTCCATGGCGTCGCGCCATCCGCGCTTTGCGCATCTGGCGTGCTGTGGTGAAGCTGCTTGCGCTTCTTTGGTGGGATGGTCAGAGCTGGACCTATGCCGGTGGGATCACCCCGGAGCGCAGGGAACAGCGTCAGCAGCGACGGGCCCGTTGGCTGACGAGGGAACTGCTGGATCTGGGCTCTGCGTTCATCAAGCTTGGACAGTTGCTGTCGGCCCGCCCGGATGTGCTTCCAGCGGGTTGGGTGGCCGAGCTGGCTGATCTTCAGGACAAGGTTCCGGCTTTCCCCTTTGACCAGGCACAGTCCTTGTTGGAAGAAGAACTGGGTGCCCGTTGCGCCGAGATCATCGACCTTGATGAGGAGCCGCTTGGGGCTGCCTCCCTGGCCCAGGTGCACCGCGCCAGCTTGCGCAGCGGCAGGCAGGTGGTGCTCAAGATTCAGCGACCGGGCTTGGAATCGGTGTTTCGTCTCGATCTGGAGGTGATGCAGCAGGTTGCGGCGGTGCTTCAGCGCCATCCCCAGTGGGGGCGAGGTCGAGATTGGGTGGCGATTGCCCAGGAGTGCCGTCGTGTTCTTTTGAGAGAGCTGGATTTCCGCCTGGAGGCGCAGCACGCTGCACGTTTCCGCCAGCAGTTTCTCGATGAGCCCCGCATCCGAGTTCCAGGGGTCATCTGGGAGTTGAGCACACGCCGAGTGCTCTGTCTGGATTACTTACCTGGAATCAAGGTCAATGATCGTCCCGCCCTGATTCAGGCCGGAATCGATCCTGGAGAGGTCGCGGAGATCGGAGCAGCCAGTTACCTCCAGCAACTGGTGCGCTATGGCTTTTTCCACGCCGATCCCCACCCCGGCAATCTCGCCGTAGCCGCCGATGGGGCACTGATCTATTACGACTTCGGGATGATGGGCCAACTGTCTGAGCGTCTGCGCCAGAGGCTGGGAGCGATGGTTCGGGCTGCGGCGTCGAGGGACGCTGCAGCTCTCGTGGAGGAGATGCAGGCGGCGGGAGTGATCGCTGGAGATGTGGATGTGGGACCGGTCCGTCGCCTGGTGCGTCTGATGCTGCGTGATGCACTCACCCCTCCGTTCAGCTCCAACGTGATCGACAAGCTGTCCGGTGATCTCTACGAATTGGTATACGGCCAACCTTTCCGGTTGCCAGTGGAAATGATCTTCGTGATGCGCGCACTCTCCACGTTTGAGGGCGTGGGCCGCAGCCTCGATCCCGGCTTTAGTTTGGTGGGGATTGCCAAGCCCTATCTACTGCCCCTGATGACATCCAGTGGATCCGGTTCCAATGATCTGTTCAATGAGCTCGGCCGTCAGGTGGGGGCGTTGAGTTCCCGCGCTGTGGGAATTCCTCGGCGCCTGGATGAAAGCCTTGAGCGTCTGGAGCAGGGCGATCTGCAACTGCAGATCCGCATGGGGGAGTCCGACAGGCAGTTCCGTCGCATGGTGACGGCTCAACACTCCATCGGTCAGTCAGTTCTGCTTGGAGGGTTGGCCGTGGCCGCTGCATTGATGGGAGCAAGTTCTCGGCCCTTGTGGGCATTGCTGCCTCTGGGTGCAGCCGTTCCCGTTGGCATGGGTTGGCTGAAACTTCAGGTGAAGTTACGCAAGGACGCTCGGCTCGAGAGCCTGTCCTCAGCCCAGCGCTGA
- the eno gene encoding phosphopyruvate hydratase, translating to MFDSLDLVIDTIVAREVLDSRGNPTVEAEVLLEGGASGRAIVPSGASTGAHEAHELRDGGDRYMGKGVIQAVNHIEERIAPALCGLSALDQAAVDAAMLELDGSDNKSSLGANAILAVSMANARAAANGLGLPLYRYLGGPMATLLPVPLMNVINGGAHAANSLDFQEFMLVPHGAPSFREALRMGTEVFHTLKGLLNDKGMSTSVGDEGGFAPDLGNVEAGEILVEAIEKAGYKPGEQISLALDVASTEFFADGRYAFDGGSFNSEEMVGQLEQLVEKFPIVSIEDGLAEDDWEGWKLLTERLGAKVQLVGDDLFVTNTKRLQQGIDSSTANSILIKVNQIGSLTETLQAIDLAGRSGYTSVISHRSGETEDTTIADLSVATRAGQIKTGSLSRSERVAKYNQLLRIEDELGSQAVYAGAVGQGPRGKA from the coding sequence GTGTTCGATTCCCTCGACCTCGTCATCGATACCATCGTGGCCCGTGAGGTGCTCGACTCCCGCGGCAACCCAACCGTGGAGGCGGAAGTTCTCCTGGAGGGCGGTGCCAGCGGCAGGGCGATCGTCCCCAGCGGTGCCAGCACAGGGGCCCATGAAGCCCATGAACTGCGCGATGGCGGCGATCGCTACATGGGCAAGGGCGTCATTCAGGCCGTGAACCACATTGAAGAGCGCATCGCTCCGGCGCTCTGCGGCCTATCAGCACTGGACCAGGCCGCCGTGGACGCCGCCATGCTGGAACTTGATGGCAGCGACAACAAGTCGTCCCTGGGTGCCAACGCCATCCTTGCGGTGAGTATGGCCAATGCCCGCGCTGCAGCCAACGGTCTGGGACTGCCCCTTTACCGCTATCTGGGCGGTCCGATGGCCACCCTGCTGCCCGTTCCCTTGATGAACGTGATCAACGGGGGCGCTCACGCAGCCAACAGCCTGGACTTCCAGGAATTCATGCTGGTTCCCCATGGTGCCCCCAGTTTCCGCGAAGCCCTGCGTATGGGAACCGAGGTGTTCCATACCCTCAAGGGACTGCTCAATGACAAGGGAATGAGCACCTCGGTGGGAGATGAAGGCGGTTTTGCTCCAGACCTGGGCAACGTGGAAGCCGGCGAAATCCTGGTCGAGGCCATCGAGAAAGCCGGTTACAAACCTGGAGAGCAAATCTCCCTGGCTCTGGATGTGGCCAGCACCGAGTTCTTCGCCGATGGGCGCTACGCCTTTGATGGCGGAAGCTTCAACAGCGAGGAGATGGTGGGTCAGCTGGAGCAGCTTGTTGAAAAGTTCCCGATCGTGTCGATCGAAGATGGCCTTGCTGAAGACGACTGGGAGGGCTGGAAACTGCTTACCGAGCGCCTCGGCGCCAAGGTGCAGTTGGTGGGGGACGATCTGTTCGTGACCAATACCAAACGACTGCAACAGGGCATCGACAGCAGCACCGCCAATTCGATCCTGATCAAAGTGAACCAAATCGGATCACTCACCGAAACCCTGCAAGCGATCGATCTCGCCGGCCGCTCGGGTTACACCAGTGTGATCAGTCATCGCAGTGGCGAAACGGAAGACACCACCATCGCCGATCTGTCTGTTGCCACCCGCGCCGGTCAGATCAAGACGGGCTCTCTCAGCCGCAGTGAGCGAGTGGCCAAATACAACCAGCTCCTGCGCATTGAAGACGAACTGGGCAGTCAGGCCGTGTATGCCGGTGCCGTTGGTCAGGGGCCACGCGGAAAGGCCTGA
- the gloA gene encoding lactoylglutathione lyase, producing MRMLHTMLRVGDLERSLAFYTDVLGMRLLRRKDYPGGRFTLAFVGYGDESESTVLELTHNWDTAEYDLGSGYGHIALGVDDIQATCAGIAGQGGRVVREPGPMKHGSTVIAFVEDPDGYKIELIELSSRSTSA from the coding sequence ATGCGCATGCTGCACACCATGCTCCGGGTGGGCGATCTCGAGCGTTCTCTGGCCTTTTACACCGACGTTTTGGGCATGCGGTTGCTGAGGCGCAAGGACTATCCCGGCGGCCGCTTCACTCTTGCTTTCGTCGGTTATGGGGATGAGTCGGAGTCCACGGTCCTTGAGCTCACCCACAATTGGGATACAGCCGAGTACGACCTCGGCAGTGGCTATGGACATATCGCCTTGGGCGTGGACGACATCCAGGCAACCTGTGCGGGGATTGCGGGCCAGGGTGGTCGTGTCGTTCGCGAACCAGGCCCGATGAAGCACGGCAGCACCGTGATCGCCTTCGTGGAAGATCCCGATGGATACAAGATCGAGCTGATTGAGCTGTCGTCCCGTTCCACGTCTGCCTGA
- a CDS encoding ATP-dependent Clp protease ATP-binding subunit, translated as MTSAFEGNPQPPASLTAEPERFSDQAWDLLLSSQDVARRWRHGDLDVEHLLQVLFVDPRYQAEVDGLSLPCDRLLDQLESFLAEQPTARGQDLFIGEDLERLLESADRVRGLWGSRLIDLSHLMIAIGRDPRIGEDLFSRFGLTPDRLEVELRRAPDPGPVKIQSPSKVSSSQVPSPPVPPPAPAPLPASAQTTEAMPEPVSAAEATALERFGRDLTAEAADGKLDPVVGRDAEIRSLIKVLSRRGKNNPVLIGAPGVGKTAIAELLAQRMVAGEVPESLQGLRLVALDSGALIAGAKFRGQFEERLREVLQEVSDPEAGVVLFIDELHTVVNSDRNSADAGSLLKPALARGDLRCIAATTPEDYRRTVEKDPALNRRFQQVPIAEPSIDHSIEILRGVKERYELHHGVTITDDAVTAAARLADRYISDRCLPDKAIDLIDEAAAQLKMDVTSKPQVVEDAEMELRRLELSVLAAEQAPEAERVQLQRQRLEATTHLSRLRERWQAERGQLEELRQLLQEDEDLRHAIAEAERQGDLEEAARLQYDQLHRLQQRRNDLEQSLSDAQATGTALLREQVEAADIADVVARWTGIPVQRLLAGERQKLLELDQRLQERVIGQPEAVQAVAAAIRRARAGMKDRRRPVGSFLFLGPTGVGKTELAKALSGQLFDEEEAMVRLDMSEFMERNAVARLLGAPPGYVGYEEGGQLTEAVRRRPYALLLLDEVEKAHPDVFNVLLQVLDDGRLSDSQGRTVDFRHTVVVMTSNLASRAILEAARSGRDSEAQDASPSLDAAVDEALSSHFRPEFLNRIDEVIRFRPLDQQDLSRIVRLQLADLSSLLREQGLDLQVDDAVIDGLVTLGYEPEYGARPLRRVLRRRLENPLATELLGDRFNGAQVVHVLAGTSVADPFRFEPG; from the coding sequence ATGACTTCTGCATTCGAAGGCAACCCCCAGCCTCCAGCCAGCCTGACTGCCGAGCCTGAACGTTTCAGCGATCAGGCCTGGGATCTGTTGCTCAGCTCTCAGGATGTGGCGAGGCGTTGGCGCCACGGAGATCTCGATGTGGAGCATCTGCTCCAAGTGCTGTTCGTCGATCCTCGTTATCAGGCTGAGGTGGATGGCCTTTCTCTTCCCTGCGATCGTCTTCTTGATCAGCTCGAATCCTTTCTTGCCGAGCAACCCACCGCCCGGGGCCAGGATCTGTTTATCGGGGAAGATCTCGAACGGTTGTTGGAGTCAGCAGATCGTGTGCGGGGGCTTTGGGGCTCTCGCCTGATTGATCTGTCCCACTTGATGATTGCGATCGGTCGTGATCCGCGAATTGGTGAAGATCTTTTCTCCCGTTTCGGACTGACGCCGGATCGTCTGGAGGTTGAGCTGCGCAGGGCCCCGGACCCTGGCCCAGTGAAGATCCAATCCCCTTCAAAGGTGTCGTCATCTCAGGTTCCCTCCCCTCCTGTGCCGCCGCCTGCTCCTGCACCGTTGCCAGCGTCTGCCCAGACGACCGAAGCCATGCCTGAGCCGGTCTCTGCCGCTGAGGCAACAGCCCTTGAGCGGTTCGGCCGGGATCTCACAGCGGAAGCTGCCGACGGCAAGCTGGATCCAGTGGTGGGTCGGGATGCCGAGATCCGCAGCTTGATCAAGGTGCTCTCTCGCCGCGGCAAGAACAACCCTGTGCTGATCGGTGCTCCGGGTGTGGGAAAAACGGCGATTGCCGAATTGTTGGCCCAGCGCATGGTGGCCGGTGAGGTGCCTGAATCGCTTCAGGGTCTGCGGCTTGTGGCCCTCGATTCTGGGGCGCTGATCGCCGGTGCCAAGTTCCGTGGCCAATTTGAGGAGCGCCTGCGTGAGGTGTTGCAGGAGGTCAGTGATCCGGAAGCGGGAGTGGTGCTGTTTATTGATGAACTGCACACCGTGGTCAACAGTGACCGCAACAGTGCTGATGCCGGCAGCCTTCTCAAGCCTGCGCTGGCGCGGGGTGATCTGCGCTGTATTGCCGCCACGACCCCTGAGGATTATCGGCGCACCGTTGAGAAAGACCCTGCATTGAACAGGCGTTTTCAACAGGTGCCCATCGCGGAGCCTTCCATTGATCACAGCATCGAGATTCTCCGGGGGGTGAAGGAGCGCTATGAGCTGCACCACGGCGTCACGATCACGGATGACGCGGTGACAGCAGCTGCTCGGCTGGCCGACCGTTACATCAGCGATCGCTGTCTGCCCGACAAGGCGATCGATCTGATCGATGAGGCGGCTGCGCAGCTCAAGATGGATGTGACCTCCAAGCCTCAGGTGGTGGAGGACGCCGAGATGGAGCTGCGGCGGCTGGAGTTGTCGGTGCTTGCCGCAGAACAGGCCCCTGAGGCCGAACGCGTTCAACTGCAGCGTCAACGACTGGAGGCCACAACGCATTTGTCCCGCTTACGAGAGCGTTGGCAGGCTGAACGGGGGCAGCTGGAAGAGCTGCGCCAGCTGTTGCAAGAAGATGAGGATCTGCGCCATGCCATCGCCGAGGCCGAGCGCCAGGGAGATCTGGAAGAGGCTGCCCGTCTTCAATACGACCAGCTGCATCGACTCCAGCAGCGCCGCAATGACCTCGAGCAGTCCCTCAGTGATGCTCAGGCCACCGGCACCGCCCTGCTGCGGGAACAGGTGGAAGCCGCGGACATTGCCGATGTGGTGGCCCGCTGGACCGGGATCCCGGTCCAGCGACTGCTGGCTGGTGAGCGCCAGAAACTGCTGGAGCTGGATCAGCGTCTGCAGGAGCGGGTGATCGGGCAACCGGAGGCGGTGCAGGCTGTGGCTGCTGCGATCCGCAGGGCTCGTGCCGGGATGAAGGATCGGCGCCGGCCGGTGGGGTCCTTCCTTTTCCTGGGTCCGACCGGTGTAGGCAAGACCGAACTGGCGAAGGCCCTGTCGGGTCAACTCTTTGATGAGGAGGAGGCGATGGTGCGTCTCGACATGAGTGAATTCATGGAGCGCAACGCCGTGGCCCGCTTGCTTGGTGCCCCTCCTGGCTATGTGGGATACGAGGAGGGTGGTCAACTCACGGAGGCCGTGCGGCGTCGTCCTTATGCCTTACTGCTGCTTGATGAAGTGGAGAAGGCCCATCCGGATGTCTTCAATGTGCTCCTGCAGGTGCTGGATGACGGCCGGCTCAGTGATTCCCAGGGACGGACCGTTGATTTCCGCCACACGGTGGTGGTGATGACCAGCAATCTCGCCAGTCGGGCCATCCTCGAGGCTGCGCGCTCGGGTCGGGATTCAGAGGCTCAGGACGCATCCCCGTCATTGGATGCAGCGGTGGATGAAGCGCTCAGCAGCCACTTCCGGCCTGAATTTCTCAACCGCATCGATGAGGTGATTCGGTTTCGACCGCTTGATCAGCAAGATCTCAGCCGGATCGTGCGTCTGCAATTGGCGGATCTATCCAGTCTTCTTAGGGAGCAGGGACTGGACCTGCAGGTGGATGACGCGGTGATCGATGGTCTCGTGACCCTCGGCTACGAGCCTGAGTACGGTGCCAGGCCTCTGCGCCGCGTGCTCCGTCGCCGGTTGGAAAATCCCCTTGCGACGGAACTGCTAGGGGACCGTTTTAATGGTGCGCAAGTTGTGCATGTGCTGGCGGGAACCTCTGTTGCTGATCCTTTCCGTTTCGAGCCGGGATGA
- the secE gene encoding preprotein translocase subunit SecE, whose protein sequence is MTTPTSEDTAAAKSPVPSGSDQPEKKGGFFPATYEELKLVVWPSRQQLFSESIAVILMVSLSAAAIAALSRFYGWAASQVFR, encoded by the coding sequence GTGACAACGCCAACCTCCGAGGACACTGCAGCAGCCAAGTCACCGGTTCCATCCGGCTCTGATCAGCCGGAAAAGAAAGGTGGATTTTTTCCTGCGACCTACGAGGAGCTGAAGCTTGTTGTCTGGCCTAGCCGGCAGCAGTTGTTCAGTGAGTCGATCGCAGTGATTCTGATGGTGAGCCTGTCAGCGGCTGCCATCGCTGCGCTGAGTCGTTTTTACGGCTGGGCTGCCTCTCAGGTGTTCCGTTGA
- the nusG gene encoding transcription termination/antitermination protein NusG: MSDLDLSQSDTSEVLDLPAPNDGEEGTLETPAVRTGIARWYAVQVASSCEKKVKATLEQRAVTLGVSNRILEIEIPETPAVKVKKDGSRQSTEEKVFPGYVLVRMVLDEDTMMAVRSTPNVINFVGAEDRRATGKARGHIKPRPLSRSEVDRIFKRAAEKKTVVKVDLTEGDQILVTAGPFKDFQGEVIEVSGERSKLKALLSIFGRETPVELEFSQVSKQN; this comes from the coding sequence GTGTCTGATCTTGATCTCAGCCAGTCGGATACCAGTGAAGTACTGGATCTTCCGGCTCCGAATGATGGCGAGGAAGGAACTCTTGAGACTCCTGCCGTTCGCACCGGTATCGCCCGTTGGTACGCAGTTCAGGTGGCATCCAGTTGTGAGAAGAAGGTGAAAGCCACGCTGGAGCAGAGGGCCGTCACTCTCGGGGTGAGCAACAGGATTCTGGAAATCGAGATTCCGGAAACGCCTGCGGTGAAGGTCAAGAAGGACGGCAGCAGGCAGTCCACAGAGGAGAAGGTCTTCCCTGGCTATGTGCTGGTGCGCATGGTGCTCGACGAAGACACGATGATGGCTGTGCGCAGTACCCCGAATGTGATCAATTTCGTGGGTGCGGAAGATCGTCGTGCCACTGGCAAGGCCCGTGGTCACATCAAGCCTCGACCCCTCAGTCGTTCCGAGGTGGATCGCATCTTCAAGCGGGCGGCAGAGAAGAAAACCGTGGTCAAGGTTGATCTCACCGAGGGTGATCAGATCCTGGTGACAGCTGGTCCGTTCAAGGATTTCCAGGGCGAAGTGATTGAAGTATCCGGCGAGCGCAGCAAGCTCAAGGCCCTGCTGTCGATCTTCGGTCGGGAAACACCTGTGGAGCTCGAGTTTTCCCAGGTGAGCAAGCAGAACTGA
- the rplK gene encoding 50S ribosomal protein L11 has protein sequence MAKKVTAVIKLALQAGKANPAPPVGPALGQHGVNIMAFCKEYNARTQDKAGFVIPVEISVFEDRSFTFITKTPPASVLITKAAGIDKGSGESAKGNVGSINRSQLEEIAKTKLPDLNCTSVESAMRIIEGTARNMGVAVTD, from the coding sequence ATGGCCAAGAAAGTCACAGCAGTCATCAAGCTGGCCCTTCAGGCCGGCAAAGCCAACCCCGCACCACCCGTAGGCCCTGCCCTCGGTCAGCACGGGGTCAACATCATGGCGTTTTGCAAGGAGTACAACGCCCGCACCCAGGACAAGGCCGGATTTGTGATCCCGGTGGAGATCTCGGTTTTCGAAGACCGCAGCTTCACCTTCATCACCAAGACGCCTCCCGCCTCGGTGCTGATCACCAAAGCCGCCGGGATCGACAAAGGATCCGGTGAGTCCGCCAAGGGGAATGTCGGCTCCATCAATCGCTCTCAGCTTGAGGAGATCGCCAAAACCAAACTGCCCGATCTCAACTGCACCAGCGTTGAGTCGGCCATGCGCATCATCGAAGGCACCGCCCGCAACATGGGCGTCGCCGTCACCGACTGA
- the rplA gene encoding 50S ribosomal protein L1 — protein sequence MPKTSKRLAGLVNKIEERAYEPLEAIKLVKENATAKFDETVEAHARLGIDPKYTDQQLRTTVALPHGTGQTVRIAVITRGEKVAEAKAAGAELAGDEDLVETISKGEMNFDLLIATPDMMPKVAKLGRVLGPRGLMPNPKAGTVTTDLASAINEFKAGKLEFRADRTGIVHVRFGKASFSEVNLLDNLKTLQETIDRNKPSGAKGRYWKSLYVTSTMGPSVEVDISALQDINKDA from the coding sequence ATGCCTAAAACATCCAAACGCCTGGCCGGCCTCGTCAACAAGATCGAGGAACGGGCCTATGAACCGCTTGAAGCCATCAAGCTGGTCAAGGAGAACGCCACTGCCAAGTTCGACGAGACTGTTGAGGCGCACGCGCGTCTTGGGATTGACCCTAAGTACACCGACCAGCAGCTGCGCACCACGGTGGCATTGCCCCACGGCACTGGTCAGACCGTACGGATCGCGGTGATCACCAGGGGTGAAAAAGTTGCAGAGGCCAAGGCTGCCGGTGCAGAACTTGCCGGTGATGAGGACCTGGTGGAAACCATCAGCAAGGGCGAAATGAATTTCGACCTGCTGATCGCCACCCCCGACATGATGCCCAAAGTGGCCAAGTTGGGTCGAGTGCTCGGTCCTCGGGGTTTGATGCCGAATCCCAAGGCCGGAACGGTCACCACAGACCTCGCATCAGCGATTAACGAATTCAAGGCCGGCAAGCTGGAATTTCGTGCCGATCGCACAGGGATTGTGCATGTGCGCTTCGGTAAGGCCAGTTTTTCAGAGGTCAACCTGCTCGATAATCTCAAGACGCTTCAGGAGACCATCGACCGCAACAAGCCGAGTGGGGCCAAGGGGCGTTACTGGAAGAGCCTCTACGTGACGTCCACGATGGGCCCATCCGTCGAAGTGGATATTTCGGCACTCCAAGACATCAACAAAGATGCCTGA
- the rplJ gene encoding 50S ribosomal protein L10, with protein MGRTLESKQQIVEELKQLLGEAEMALVLDYQGLSIKEMSDLRTRLQAANGVCKVTKNTLMRRAIDGDSAWSNLDSLLSGTNAFVLVKGDVGGAVKAVQAFQKDTKKSETKGGLFEGKLLSQDEIKAIGDLPSKEALMAQIAGAINAVATKVAVGINEVPSGLARALKQHAESGEG; from the coding sequence ATGGGCCGCACTCTGGAGAGCAAGCAACAGATCGTCGAAGAGCTCAAGCAGCTCCTCGGTGAGGCCGAAATGGCACTGGTCCTGGATTATCAGGGCCTCTCCATCAAGGAAATGTCTGATCTGCGGACCCGTCTGCAGGCAGCCAACGGTGTGTGCAAGGTGACCAAAAACACCTTGATGCGTCGTGCCATTGATGGTGACAGTGCTTGGTCAAACCTTGATTCCCTTCTCTCCGGCACCAACGCTTTTGTCCTTGTCAAAGGGGATGTGGGCGGTGCAGTGAAGGCCGTTCAGGCTTTCCAGAAGGACACCAAAAAATCTGAAACCAAGGGCGGCCTTTTCGAAGGCAAGCTCCTGTCTCAGGACGAGATCAAGGCCATTGGCGATCTTCCCTCCAAGGAAGCTCTCATGGCGCAGATCGCAGGTGCAATCAATGCCGTGGCCACCAAGGTGGCTGTCGGTATCAACGAGGTTCCCTCCGGTCTTGCTCGGGCGCTCAAGCAGCACGCCGAATCCGGCGAAGGCTGA
- the rplL gene encoding 50S ribosomal protein L7/L12, with product MSAKTDEILESLKTLSLLEASELVKQIEEAFGVSAAASAGVVMAAPGAAAGGGEAAEEKTEFDVVLESFEASSKIKVLKAVREATGLGLGDAKAMVEAAPKAIKEGVSKDEAEALKKAIEEVGGKVTLK from the coding sequence ATGTCTGCAAAAACCGACGAAATCCTCGAATCACTGAAAACTCTCTCGCTGCTTGAGGCTTCCGAGCTTGTCAAGCAGATCGAGGAAGCTTTCGGTGTGTCCGCTGCCGCATCTGCTGGTGTGGTGATGGCGGCTCCTGGCGCCGCTGCTGGCGGTGGTGAGGCCGCTGAAGAGAAGACCGAATTTGATGTTGTGTTGGAGAGCTTTGAAGCTTCATCCAAGATCAAGGTCCTCAAGGCTGTGCGCGAGGCCACCGGCCTGGGTCTTGGTGATGCCAAGGCCATGGTCGAGGCAGCACCCAAGGCCATCAAAGAAGGCGTGTCCAAGGACGAAGCCGAGGCCCTCAAAAAGGCCATCGAAGAGGTGGGCGGAAAGGTCACTCTCAAGTGA
- a CDS encoding DUF3747 domain-containing protein, producing MSRTYFRWTAMAATALGLIGLGAGGPGLTRALFDSSPLKQERFAILAQAVGNSRWKLLVLEQIKARPLCWEEREDGLIKPSLNEFNFSGICSRYLDSNGYSLRTGGADSDKRYRLKLEQSGNRLVLVALEPDRGESTIVARANQIQRDKNAFVKLTLSPGWSLERRAYKGRTLSHVYFANSKSMPTLMAQGGRSPVFSASLPSAPGLPQAGGRMQGARGPIRLEVIPFRP from the coding sequence ATGAGCCGAACCTACTTCCGCTGGACTGCCATGGCGGCAACCGCCCTGGGGCTGATCGGTCTGGGTGCAGGAGGTCCCGGCTTGACCCGAGCCTTGTTCGACAGCAGCCCCTTGAAGCAGGAGCGCTTCGCGATCCTGGCCCAGGCCGTAGGGAACAGCCGCTGGAAACTACTGGTGCTGGAGCAGATCAAGGCCCGTCCCTTGTGCTGGGAAGAACGCGAGGACGGTCTGATCAAACCCTCCTTGAATGAGTTCAACTTCAGCGGAATCTGCAGCCGCTATCTCGATAGCAACGGTTACTCCTTGCGCACAGGAGGCGCTGATTCCGATAAGCGCTATCGCCTGAAGCTGGAGCAGTCTGGCAACAGACTTGTGCTTGTGGCCCTGGAACCCGATCGTGGCGAGAGCACGATCGTGGCGCGGGCTAATCAGATTCAAAGGGACAAAAACGCATTTGTGAAGTTGACCCTGTCACCAGGGTGGTCTCTGGAGCGTCGGGCCTACAAGGGCCGCACCCTGAGCCACGTTTATTTCGCCAATTCCAAGTCGATGCCGACGCTCATGGCCCAAGGTGGTCGTAGCCCCGTCTTCTCGGCAAGTCTGCCCAGCGCTCCAGGCTTACCTCAAGCAGGAGGCAGGATGCAGGGAGCGCGGGGACCGATCCGGCTGGAGGTGATTCCCTTCCGTCCGTGA